Proteins co-encoded in one Oncorhynchus masou masou isolate Uvic2021 chromosome 22, UVic_Omas_1.1, whole genome shotgun sequence genomic window:
- the LOC135509058 gene encoding zinc finger C3H1 domain-containing protein-like isoform X3 encodes MDSKSINLSPREEGELEDGEICDDDTEEKVFAQQQGKKRPSSMNNSNFSRNTRKSKQPARTLLPVVGSQPTDFRLLIPYNRGPHSHSSGFTANHRQQGGPSGPDRPPLGPRCDQSPRSSFWERSHTALDRLRHRGKLDDGRGDWGRGGWGDGCGGGREAGRPPTGRYGPGENHSNKKESPSRNKQKVMMGRNQLRNQQMMHNNNVAKVENGLDESFEDLLTKYKQIQLELECIRKEENLVLKPKDLPAQNESEVSASIPQTEPLLDANSIPNEATAEDLPGPEKTEEKRVFQAFNLKPLRQKLLTPAEIDALKTKTEKKDSEKDSDMEKGPVEPAAIPAATPKGDEEKDGVEKEADKKEGEKDAKICCVCCGRESDYLKKGEKDTKVCCVCCRKSPEDSTKSPVKPEVKGSNEDEDMSELQLRLLALQSASRKWQQKEQQVMKESKDKITKAKPSQEKSSSTSSAKPPERGRVTTRSASAASEKAKALANKPQEKTKVGAKPPAEKGKAPVKGYPGRKTVSPGSAAKQAFRKQQLRTWKLQQERDQEEQRRQEEEERRRREEEIRKIRDLSNQDEQYNRFMKLVGGSKPPRNRSKSKDRDHTRKSSGKQGLDTSGNLYQYDNYDEVAMDTDTSSPVHDPFEVPGCFSHMPMPFPMDSPTQCRMDLGQPRFLSVIPSAPPPPLPPMPPPPDELEPPPKPPFADEEEEEEMLLRETCLMSMANKKVPLPEDMTLDSSPLSPSILVSLVQPVPRSNPSVVSLNTAPQPWSNKFSRGHHLPRLPLMLPRHKAVVVQLNGSDDSDSDMEACSSSTQTQSVFGGLEFMIKEARRNAEAAKPKPTSGPEKENKPGRTPEALSEEKKTEYQLLKEEIASREKQKILKDHSPQGVPSPAGSDPDVDFAAKAAVELQLTEAETRLTKHGNLLLKDEAILRQLLQQEQKKEEALKAAEAKVAKVKEQLLASEKIVSANKTLLNRLQEQVHRVQHRVSVKKNHSLKLEEVLVQAQAAAGRKPSGQKRRTDISHSSPVKRLCVEVSVAPRGSERHFADLLAQKQRLQQLESEYALKIQKLKEAQALHNRGAAPEPPPPQATSTPLPRARHPSIPPTSPFPLPQPSLHDLTQDKLTLVSSEDPTETEESDMEPAATARPSAQSVRRRSFRETGSFTKPKLDSGGTGLVKDSPAKPVRVKASGPGELFLGLEVEALQRRDQQQARLGELLLGELRALGGTVEKPPSGKVISEDVDTMAAQSGHAELKPVPFGPYRSPLLVFKSYRFSPYFRTKEKLSLSSVSYSNVVAPKKCFCRFDLTGTCNDDDCQWQHMRNCTFGGNQLFQDILSYNLALIGCSESSTSDVINVATEKYIKQLFGANNDRMGMDQKAVLLVSKVNESKRHVPPFTTCKDLRRWRPQPAYQATPNTGDDSWDESRDTGPVKYDGCSKRSLSATLDVCVTPDDKRYFISETDDISNLETSVLESPRNAQLWIKLAFKYLSQKEVSAAECLDASLNTLSRALEDNRDNPEIWCYYLSLFSRRGKRDEVQEMCEMAVEHAPDYQVWWSYLTTESLFEGKDYVCGRLLQYLLDCVGTSGLSERLSFQLLESLLYRVQLSVFTGRLQNALAILQNALKSVTERCIADYLTISDRCLVWLSFIHLTEFDRLPASLYDPANSNPSRVVSIEAFALPWRTPLDVRTEPDTLIAVFEDALRRCTDQTLPPSERTLACLPLHTNLITTYSLLGRYDAGLELCESLLALCPHSCALLDALSGLYVGKGDGEQGVGVWLRALSQCPHNAEVFYHTCKFLMAQEKSSCIAPLFRGFVLSFCDEERSDQQPVDVLRYILGIPTVDILRGPVIKKQLKEQLSHQMPYLNLVHCLWQWVHGNVGEAMDAFERALGAVMPLDVLHKLWMDYLLFTSSKLAGSPSNSRELRVLSDRVQRCLVTVPSRLVVPFSSAQYWSCFRFHNKVVSHYLSCLPHTQHPHVLERLRYTMPTNAELALRLLHQEWQDGNIEHLKFQARMLSSSVPNCLANWKIVIAVERELKERSEVRLLYQQALRNLPLCATLWKDRLLFEAAEGGKTDKLRKLVDKCQEVGVSLSEPLNLCSSKTEGEEH; translated from the exons ATGGATTCAAAGTCAATCAATCTGTCTCCGAGAGAAGAAGGGGAGCTCGAAGACGGAGAGATCTGTGATGATGACACCGAGGAAAAGGTGTTTGCGCAGCAGCAGGGTAAAAAGAGGCCTAGTAGCATGAATAACAGCAACTTCTCACGGAATACACGAAAATCGAAACAACCGGCACGAACTTTACTACCTGTCGTGGGTAGCCAGCCTACAGATTTTCGACTTTTAATTCCATACAACCGCGGACCTCATTCGCACAGTTCCGGCTTTACCGCAAACCACAGACAGCAAGGCGGACCAAGTGGACCCGACCGGCCGCCACTGGGACCACGCTGTGACCAGAGCCCGCGTTCCAGTTTCTGGGAACGAAGTCACACAGCCTTGGATCGATTGAGGCACCGGGGGAAACTAGATGACGGTCGCGGGGATTGGGGACGAGGAGGCTGGGGAGACgggtgtgggggagggagagaggctggtaGGCCTCCAACTGGTCGTTATGGGCCCGGGGAGAATCACAGTAACAAGAAAGAATCTCCCTCGAGAAACAAAC AGAAGGTAATGATGGGGAGGAATCAGTTAAGAAACCAACAGATGATGCACAACAACAATGTTGCCAAAGTCGAGAATGGGCTTGACGAGAGTTTTGAGGATCTGCTCACCAAGTACAAGCAGATTCAGCTGGAGCTGGAATGTATTAGAAAAGAAGAGAACCTGGTTCTGAAGCCCAAAGACCTGCCAGCTCAGAACGAGTCTGAGGTCTCTGCAAGTATTCCCCAAACCGAGCCATTACTCGACGCTAACAGTATTCCCAATGAAGCCACTGCAGAGGACCTGCCAGGCCCAGAGAAGACGGAGGAGAAAAGGGTTTTTCAGGCGTTCAATCTCAAACCTCTACGTCAGAAACTCCTCACTCCTGCAGAAATTGACGCGCTCAAAACAAAAACGGAAAAGAAAGACTCAGAGAAGGACAGTGACATGGAAAAAGGTCCAGTTGAACCAGCTGCTATCCCGGCTGCTACTCCCAAAG GAGACGAGGAAAAAGATGGTGTGGAGAAAGAGGCAGACaaaaaagagggggagaaggatgcAAAAATATGTTGTGTTTGCTGTGGCAGGGAATCAGATTACCTGAAGAAAGGTGAGAAGGATACAAAAGTCTGCTGTGTGTGCTGCAGAAAATCACCAGAGGACTCCACTAAATCCCCTGTCAAG CCTGAAGTGAAGGGGAGTAATGAAGATGAGGACATGTCTGAGCTGCAGCTGCGTCTCCTGGCCCTGCAGTCAGCCAGCAGGAAGTGGCAGCAGAAAGAACAGCAAGTGATGAAGGAGAGCAAAGATAAGATCACCAAGGCCAAGCCCTCCCAGGAGAAGAGCTCCTCCACCTCCAGTGCCAAACCACCAGAGAGGGGTAGAGTCACCACCAGGTCTGCCTCTGCTGCCTCGGAGAAGGCCAAAGCTCTGGCTAACAAGCCCCAGGAGAAGACTAAGGTTGGGGCAAAGCCTCCAGCAGAGAAGGGCAAAGCTCCGGTTAAGGGGTATCCAGGGAGGAAGACAGTCAGCCCAG GCTCAGCAGCCAAGCAGGCGTTCCGAAAACAGCAGCTAAGGACGTGGAAGCTCCAACAGGAGAGAGATCAGGAGGAGCAGcgtagacaggaggaggaggagcgccgccggagggaggaagagatccGCAAGATCCGGGACCTTTCCAATCAGGACGAGCAGTACAACCGCTTCATGAAGCTGGTGGGCGGGTCCAAGCCGCCGCGCAACCGGAGCAAG TCCAAGGATCGAGACCACACCAGGAAGTCTTCTGGTAAACAGGGATTGGACACCTCAGGGAACCTCTACCAGTACGACAACTATGACGAGGTTGCCATGGATACTGATA CGTCTTCTCCAGTACATGATCCATTTGAGGTCCCAGGATGCTTCAGTCACATGCCCATGCCTTTCCCTATGGATTCCCCCACTCAATGCAGAATG GATTTGGGACAGCCGCGTTTCCTGTCCGTCATTCCGTCTGCGCCCCCTCCACCCTTACCCCCAATGCCCCCACCCCCAGATGAGCTGGAGCCTCCCCCAAAGCCGCCTTTTGCTgacgaggaagaggaagaggagatgtTGCTCAGAGAGACCTGCCTCATGTCCATGGCCAACAAGAAGGTTCCACTACCTGAG GATATGACCCTTGACagcagccccctctctccctccatcctggtCAGTCTGGTCCAACCAGTGCCCAGGAGCAACCCTAGTGTGGTCAGCCTCAACACGGCACCCCAGCCATGGAGCAACAAGTTCAGCCGAGGGCACCACCTTCCCAGGCTACCACTGATG CTCCCACGGCACAAGGCGGTGGTGGTACAACTGAACGGTTCAGACGACAGTGACTCAGACATGGAGGCCTGCAGCAGCTCTACACAGACACAGTCTGTCTTTGGAGGCCTGGAGTTCATGATCAAGGAGGCACGTAGGAACGCAGAg GCAGCGAAACCCAAACCAACTTCAGGACCTGAGAAGGAGAACAAGCCAGGCAGAACCCCGGAGGCGCTATCtgaagagaagaagacagagtATCAGCTGCTCAAAGAAGAAATAGCCAG TAGGGAGAAGCAGAAGATTCTGAAGGACCACAGTCCCCAAGGTGTGCCCTCTCCTGCAGGCTCTGATCCTGATGTGGACTTTGCTGCAAAGGCAGCGGTCGAGCTGCAGCTGACCGAAGCAGAGACTAGGCTGACCAAACACGG gAACCTGCTCCTGAAGGATGAGGCCATCCTGAGGCAGCTCTTACAACAGGAGCAGAAGAAGGAGGAGGCATTGAAGGCAGCTGAGGCCAAAGTGGCCAAGGTCAAAGAACAGCTCCTGGCCTCTGAGAAGATAGTCAGTGCCAACAAGACTCTCCTCAACAGACTCCAGGAACAG GTTCATCGTGTTCAGCACCGCGTGTCAGTGAAGAAGAACCACAGCCTGAAGTTGGAGGAGGTGCTGGTCCAAGCCCAGGCCGCCGCAGGCAGAAAGCCAAGTGGTCAGAAACGACGCACGGACATCAGCCACTCCTCG CCTGTGAAACGTCTGTGTGTGGAAGTCTCCGTCGCTCCCCGCGGCTCAGAAAGGCACTTCGCCGACCTCCTTGCCCAGAAGCAGCGTCTGCAGCAGCTGGAGTCAGAATACGCCCTCAAGATCCAGAAACTAAAGGAGGCCCAGGCTCTCCACAACAGAGGGGCGGCCCCTgaaccccctccaccccaggccacctccacccctctccccaggGCTCGCCACCCCAGCATTCCCCCCACCAGCCCCTTCCCCCTGCCCCAGCCCTCCCTGCATGACCTCACCCAGGATAAACTCACCCTGGTCAGCAGCGAAGACCCTACCGAGACAGAGGAGAGCGACATGGAACCTGCCGCCACAGCCAGGCCTTCAGCCCAGAGTGTTCGTAGACGCTCCTTCAGAGAGACCGGCTCCTTCACCAAGCCTAAGCTGGACTCTGGTGGGACTGGGCTGGTCAAGGATAGTCCAGCCAAGCCAGTCAGGGTTAAGGCCTCGGGGCCCGGGGAGCTGTTCCTGGGGCTAGAGGTGGAGGCCCTGCAGAGGAGGGACCAGCAGCAGGCCAGGCTGGGAGagctgctgctgggggaactaCGGGCGCTAGGAGGCACTGTGGAGAAACCCCCTTCTGGGAAG GTGATATCGGAGGATGTGGACACCATGGCTGCCCAATCAGGCCATGCCGAGCTGAAGCCTGTCCCGTTTGGACCATATCGCAGCCCTCTCCTGGTCTTCAAGTCTTATCG GTTCAGTCCATACTTTCGGACCAAGGAGAAGTTATCTCTCAGTTCTGTGTCTTACAGCAATGTTGTAGCGCCCAAAAAGTGTTTCTGTCGCTTTGACCTCACGGGCACATGCAATGACGATGACTGCCAGTG GCAGCACATGAGAAACTGCACTTTTGGTGGAAACCAGCTGTTCCAGGATATCCTGTCGTACAACCTGGCCCTGATTGGCTGCTCTGAGAGCAGTACTAGTGATGTCATCAATGTTGCCACAG AGAAGTATATAAAACAGCTGTTTGGGGCTAACAACGATCGCATGGGGATGGACCAGAAGGCTGTTCTACTCGTCAGCAAAGTGAACGAAAGCAAAAGACATG TCCCTCCCTTCACCACGTGTAAGGATCTCAGGAGGTGGAGGCCTCAGCCCGCTTACCAGGCTACCCCAAACACAGGGGACGACAGCTGGGACGAGAGTAGAGACACTGGTCCAGTCAAATACG ACGGTTGTTCCAAGAGAAGTCTGTCTGCTACCCTGGATGTGTGTGTGACCCCTGACGACAAGCGCTACTTCATTAGTGAAACTGACGACATATCTAACCTGGAGACCAGTGTCCTAGAGAGCCCACGCAACGCACAGCTCTGGATCAAACTGGCCTTCAAATACCTCAGCCAGAAAGAAGT GTCAGCGGCTGAGTGCCTGGATGCTTCGTTGAACACTCTGTCTCGGGCCCTGGAAGATAACCGGGACAACCCAGAGATCTGGTGCTATTACCTGTCTCTGTTCTCCCGTCGAGGGAAGAGGGATGAGGTGCAGGAGATGTGTGAGATGGCTGTGGAGCACGCCCCCGACTACCAAGTCTGGTGGAGT TACCTAACCACGGAGAGCTTGTTTGAGGGGAAGGACTATgtgtgtggtcgtctgctgcagtaCCTGCTGGACTGTGTGGGGACGAGTGGTCTCTCTGAGAGGCTGTCCTTCCAGCTATTGGAGTCTCTACTCTACAGGGTCCAACTCAGTGTGTTCACAGGCCGGCTACAGAATGCCCTGGCCATCCTACAG AATGCCTTGAAGTCAGTCACTGAGCGGTGCATTGCTGATTACCTGACCATAAGTGACCGTTGCCTGGTCTGGCTGTCCTTCATCCACCTGACTGAGTTTGACCGCCTGCCGGCCAGTCTGTACGACCCGGCTAACTCCAACCCCTCCAGGGTGGTCAGCATCGAGGCCTTCGCCCTCCCCTGGAGAACACCGCTCGACGTCCGCACAGAGCCTGACACACTAATCGCTGTGTTCGAAG ATGCACTGCGACGGTGCACAGACCAGACTCTGCCTCCCAGTGAGAGAACCCTGGCCTGTCTGCCTCTACACACTAACCTCATCACTACCTATAGCCTGCTGGGAAG GTATGATGCAGGCCTGGAGCTGTGTGAGTCCCTGTTGGCGCTGTGCCCGCATTCATGTGCCCTGTTGGATGCCCTGTCAGGCCTGTACGTGGGGAAGGGGGATGGTGAGCAGGGTGTTGGGGTGTGGCTACGGGCGCTGTCCCAGTGTCCACACAACGCAGAGGTCTTCTACCACACCTGCAAGTTCCTCATGGCTCAG GAGAAGTCCAGTTGCATCGCTCCTCTGTTCCGGGGGTTCGTCCTGTCTTTCTGTGACGAGGAGAGAAGTGACCAGCAACCTGTGGATGTGCTACG GTACATCCTTGGTATTCCAACAGTGGACATCCTAAGAGGCCCAGTTATCAAAAAGCAACTTAAAGAGCAGCTTAGCCACCAGATGCCTTACCTAAACCTCGTCCATTG TCTGTGGCAGTGGGTGCACGGTAACGTTGGAGAGGCGATGGATGCGTTTGAGCGAGCCCTCGGAGCCGTAATGCCGCTAGATGTTCTTCACAAGCTGTGGATGGA ttatctccTCTTTACCAGCAGTAAGCTAGCTGGGAGCCCCTCCAACAGCAGAGAGCTCCGGGTGTTATCAGACCGGGTTCAGCGTTGCCTAGTAACTGTCCCGTCTAGGCTTGTGGTTCCGTTCAGCTCGGCCCAGTACTGGAGCTGCTTCAGATTTCACAACAAG GTTGTCTCCCACTACCTGAGCTGCCTGCCTCATACCCAGCACCCCCACGTCCTGGAGAGACTACGATACACCATGCCCACCAATGCTGAACTTGCCCTGAG GTTGCTGCATCAAGAATGGCAGGATGGAAACATAGAACATCTGAAATTCCAAGCCAGAATGTTGAGCAGTAGCGTTCCAAACTGTCTGGCCAACTGGAAAAT AGTGATCGCTGTGGAGAGGGAACTAAAGGAGCGCTCCGAG GTCCGGCTTCTTTATCAGCAAGCCCTGCGAAACCTTCCactgtgtgccaccctatggaaAGAT CGCCTGCTGTTTGAAGCTGCGGAGGGAGGTAAAACTGATAAACTGAGGAAACTTGTTGACAAGTGTCAAGAGGTGGGAGTGAGTCTAAGTGAGCCCCTAAATTTATGCTCGAGCAAAACGGAGGGAGAGGAGCACTGA